The genomic region AGACGGCCGCCGGCGAAGGCCGGTTCGCCGACGGACCCGAATCGGGGTTTTCGCCGCTCATCCAGAGTGTCGGGGCCTCGCAGCAGCCGGTCACGCTCGAGCATCTCGATTCGGGACCCTATGCCCGCACCGAACCGGGGAAGGTGAAAGGCGTGAGGCTTCGGAACACCATCGCGATCCCCATGAAGCCGGGAGACCGCTTCCTCGGCGTCATCCAGATCTGCAATAAACACCATGACGAGCCGTATACGCCCGAAGATCTCGATCTGCTCAAGATTCTCGGGAATCAAATAGCGTTCGTTATACAAAATTCCGACCTGTTCGAGAATCTCCAGCGTGCGTATTTCGACACGCTCTCGGCGCTCACCCAGGCGATCGACGCGAAGGACAGCTATACGCGCGGCCATTCCGAGCGTGTGACGAACTACTCCGTCGAGCTGGCGATCGCCTTGGGCCTCGAAAAGAAGGCGATCGAAGACGTCAGGCTCGCCGGGATGCTGCACGACATCGGGAAAATCGGCATTCCCGAGACGATCCTGAACAAGCCCGGCAGACTGACCGACGAGGAATTCAACGTCATCAAGTCGCATCCGGAACTCGGCGTCCGCATCCTGGCCCGCGTCGAGTTCCTCGAGCCGGTCATCCCTCTGATCCGGCATCACCACGAGCGGTTCGACGGGCGGGGATATCCCGACGGCATCGACACGCACAACATCCCACACGGCGCCCGCCTCATCGCGATTGGCGACACCTACGATGCCATGACCTCTGACCGCCCGTATCGGAAGGCCATGGACATGGAAACGGCTCTCGCCGAGCTGATCCGATGCCGGGGAACTCAGTTCGACCCGGATCTCGTGGATGTCTTCGTGACGATGATGCGGAACGCCGCGGCTCGTACCGCCGCGGTGGCCTCAGACGCCTGAACCTGAACGGGAGCAGCCATGCCCTTCAAAGCCCACGGACGGTATATCGAGCGCGCGTTCCTGGCGCTCATCCTGATCACGCTTTCGAGCTTCGCGTATTACTTCACCATGGCCGACATCGAGGAAGTGCAGACGCGCTACCAGAACCGCCACGCCATGCTGATCAAGCTTCTCACGCGCGAGATCGGCGACCTCATGAACCGGCGCGCCGACCTGACGCCCCGCCTCGCCAACCTGCTCGCCGAAGAGGCGGTCGCCTACGCCGTCGTGCAGCAGCCGAGCGGGGAAGTGCTCGCGAAGGCCGAGAGCGGCCTGGTCGCCGTCGAGTCTCTCCAGGAGATCGAAACCCAGGCCCTCCAGTGCACGCACCTGCTCCTGATCCAGCACGAGGACCTGTCGCGCACGATTCCCCTCGTCGAAGCGGCGATGCCGCTGGTCACCGAGAGCAACCGCAAGGTGATCGTCCGCGTCGGCTTCTTCCGGGCTGACGAAGAGGAAAAAATCCGGCAGGTTCGGTTTCGCAACCTGCTGATCTTTTCGACGCTGCTGCTCGGTCTCATCACGTTCTGGGTCATCCGCAAGCGCAACGCCTCGGGGCTCAGCACGGCCTGGCTCGGCGGAACGGGCCTGATCGTGCTTCTCCTCTTCCTCTCCTCGCGCATGACGATCCAGGAATGGTACGAGCGGCACTGGCGTCAGAGCTTCGTCCAGCATGGCATGTCCGTCGCGAAAGTCGTCAGCCTCGCCGCGAAGCGGTTCCTCAAGGCCGGTGAGGAAGGGGACCTGCGCGAGATGCAGACGCTCCTCGATCTCGACGAGAACTACGCGTTTCTTGCCGTCGCCAAGGACGAACAGTATCTTTTCCACTCCGATCCCCAGCTGAAGGGGGCCACCTTCGACCCCGATTCGGCCTACTCCCGCAGCCTCAACTCCGAAATGCCCATCATGGTCCGGATGGCGGAGGAGGGGATGTACGAGGTTCTGGTGCCGATCATCGAGGGTCAGCACCGCCTAGGAACGCTTCGGCTCGGCCTCCGGAACGATTCCGGCCACGGCCCTCTCGGCATCCTCCGGAACAGGCTCACCCTGATCTTCCTCGTCGCACTGATCATCTCGCTCCTGCTCGTGTATCTGCTCTCCCAGCGCGTCTCGCATGACTTGGGCACGTTCATCCAGTCGATGGAGCAGGTGACCGCCGGCGACCTGCGCCAGCAGGTGTTCATCGACCGGAATGACGAGTTCGGCCAGCTTGCCCACGCCTACAACTTCATGCTGATGAGCCTGAAGGAGCGCGACCTGCTCGGCAGGGGGCTGCAGAACTACGTCAGCAAGAGCATCGTCGACAAGACCCTCCGCATGGTGACGACCCAGGAAAAGACCGGCGAGAAGGTGTTCGCGGTCGCGATCTTCGCCTATTTCAGCGGCCTCACCGAAGCGATCAACCGCAACAGCGGCCCGCAGGTGCTGGCCCTCGTTCGCGAGTTCTACCAGACCGTTCGTCAGGTGTGCCAGCCGGGCTCCGGCTGTCACATCCAGGTTCACATGGCCGGGATTCTCGTCCTGTTCGCTCAGCAGAACAGGCACGAAGCGCTGATGCAGGCCGTCCAGGCCGCCCAGATGCTCGACCAGTCGTTCCTCAAGCGCGGCGAGGCCCCGTTCACCCCGCGCCTCACCCTGCACGCCCTCGAGGTCGTCCACGGCGCGATCGACGACGAGGGCCGCGACATGATCTGGCTCGGCGAGGGAATGCTCGATGTGCGGACCTTCTCCGACGTTCAGGACATCGACGAGATCATCATCAGCGAGGAAACCTCGTTCCTGCTCAAGGACGTGGCGACGCTCGACGAGTTCGAGCTGGCCTCAAGCGACCAAGGCCGGGTGCGTGCATATATATTCCGAGGTTTCAAACCTATCGATACGCTTATACGCATCTTCCCCGACTCCTCGCCCTGGACGAAGGTGCTCATCCTCAAGGTCCTCAAGGGCCAGGCTCGCATCGAGCACGTGGACCAGCTTCTCCAGTGGTTCGCCGACCCCGATCCAAACATACGCTACCACGTCATGGACGTCCTCGAACGGTTGAGACCCGCGGGCATCCTCGATTTCGTCGTCCGGACCCTCAGCGAGGAGACCGAAGCGAAGGTGCTGTCGAAGACGATCAGCGTGCTTGGCAAGATCGGCAACGAGGCACACGTTCCCATTCTCGCCGAGAAGCTCCGCGTTGACGACCGGCGCGTCAAGGCGAATACCGTCGAAGCGCTCGAAACGATCGGCGGCAAGAAGGTCTACGAGTTTTTGAACCTGCTCGTCGACGAGCAGGACAACCGCGTTCGGGCCAACATCCTGATCGCCCTCGGCAAATACGGCGACCTGCGCGTCTTCGAACTGCTGACCACGATGATCAAGGATCCCGACCGCAACATGCGCGCCTCGGCGGCATACGCCCTCGGCAAGCTCGGCATGGCGCAGGGCGTCGAACCCCTGATCACGGCCCTTTCCGACAAGGATCCCATGGTGCGTCGCCAGGTCGTCGCCTCGCTGACCGCCCTGAAGGCCGACCTGGATATAGACTCATAGATGAGATAATATATATCACTACATACGAGAGTGTAAGGCTCTCAGGAGGGTTGCGGCATGGATTTCGATCAGGCCTACAGGCTGGCCAACGACGCTCTGAAAGAAAAACGGTTCGACGACGCGCTGAAACTGTTCGAAGAGGCGCTCAAGGCAAAGCCGAACGATATCTACACGATCAACAAGATCGCCATGATCCACAAGGAGAAAGGCGATTTCTCCCGCACGATGAACCTGCTCGAGCAGTCCCTCAAACTCAAACAGGAGGATCTGTACACCAACTACCTGCTCGGGAACACCTATCTCGAGCAGGGCAACATCGAGAAGGCGATCGAGACCCTCGAGCACACCGTCAGCATTGACAAGAAGGACAAATACGCTCGCAACTCGCTCGCGCTTGCCTATCGCATGCGAGGCGACACCGACAAGTGTATCGAGACCCTTCGCGAGGCGCTCAGGGTCTCGCCCGACGATCTCTATAACAAGCTCAGCCTCGCAACGGTCCAGTTCGAACAGGGCGAGGCGGCCGAGGCGACGCGGCTTGCCCAGGAGATCCTCCGGAAGGATTCCCAGAACCTCAACGCGATGGTGCTGCTCGGCCGGATCGCGCTTGAGGAAGGCGACTCCGGCGGCGCCCAGACGTGGCTCAACAAGGTGCTGTCGATCGACGGCAACAACAGCGAGGCGCACTACTACGCCGGGCGGTTGTGTCTCGAAGGCGGCGACCCGGCGACGGCCGCCGCCCATTTCAACGCGGCCCTCCAGACCGGCTCGGACAAGCTGTCCATCAGCAAGAACCTCGGCGTGATCTTCCTCGACAAGGGCATGTTCAAAGAAGCGGAGATCGAGTTCGCCCGCGCGATCTCGCTCGACTCCGAGGATCCCTTCACGCTCAACAACATGGGCAAGCTGCTGCTGCTCCAGGGCCGGCTCGAGGAGGCGCTCAAGTACCTCGAGAAGGCGTTGACCGTGAAGCCCGACTACGCCTTCGCTCATTACAATATGGGCAAGGTCTACCGCGAGCGGAAGGAATACGCATTGGCGATCTGGCATTTCTTCTTCAGCCTCAAATACGAGCCCGACGACGTCTACGCCATGAACAGCCTCGGCCGCACCTTCCTCCTGGCCGGCCTGCCCGAGCAGGCCAGGGACACCTTCGAGAAGGTACTCCGGGAAAAGGACGCCGCCGATCCCTATGCGATCTTCGGCCTCGGCGAGACCTATGAGTCGCTCGAAGAGCTCGAGAAGGCCCTCGCGTCGTACCGCAAGCTGAAGGCCCTTCCCGGCATCGCAAAAAGCCTGCTGGAAAAGGCCGAAGCGCGCATCCGCGCCCTGCAGGGTCGCTGAGATGCTCCGCCGGTTCGACATCACCGCTCCGGATGACCTCGAAGAGCCTCTCTGCGGGCTGGCGGAGCGGCTCGGCCTGATCACCTTTTCGAGCCCCCAGATCGAGGACACGGGCGGCGGGGAAGAGGATTTCTGCTTCACGGGCGAGACGATCGTCAGCTTCCTCGTCTCAACGGTGGAACAGGATCCGGCATATATAGAAAATGAAATAAAAAGGTTTCTCGCCGGGGAAGGCGTTTCTGCGGCGGTGAAACTCGAAGTCCGGGATTACCCTGACAACCAGGATTGGATGGAAGGGTTCCGGATGCATTTCCAGCCGATCCGCGTCGGGGATGGTATCGTCGTGCGCCCTCCGTGGGCCGATCCGCTCGAAAACGAGACGAGAGCGACCGTGATCCTGATCGACCCGGGAATGGCGTTCGGAACCGGGACGCACGAAACCACCCGGTTGTGCCTCACCCTTCTGGCGAAGCTGAAGCCCGAAGGGGGGCGGTTCCTCGACATCGGCGCGGGAAGCGGGATTCTCGCGTTCTACCTCGCGAAACACGGCGCTGCCGCCGTTACGGCGCTCGAAATCGACGGCGCCGCGGTCGAGAACATGCGGAAAAACGCCGCGCTGAACGGGCTTGAAAAGCGAGTCGAGATGATGTGCGGCGACTTGGCTGCGTTCGAGCCGAAATGGCCTGCCGACGGGGTCGCCGCGAATATCACCTCGCCGGTTCTCGTCGAACACCTGGCCCGGCTGGCTGGCTGGACCAGGCAGGGCGCGTGGGGAGTCTTCTCGGGCGTAAACGACGCCAACGCCCCGCGCGTGCGCGAAGCCTTGAAAGCCGCTTCCTGGCGCCTCGACGAGGAAATCACCGAGTCCGACTGGCACGCCTTTCGCTGCACACGCATCTGACACGGGAATAGACAAATGAAAATCGATACTCCGTTCACTCTGAAATATCAGAGTCTGGACTGTATCTCCCGATGGGGCGAGAGACAGTTCATGCTTCGATACCTCGGCATGAGCGGTACCGAGGAGCCGAGAAGATTGTCGTGTTCCTTATGCGATGAGGAGTAACATGAGCAGGATCGAATTCGTTTTATCTTCTGATACCAGAATCAGGAGGCTACAGCCATGAATGCTTTCAACACCCGGATGGTATTCGCATTCCTTCTCCTCCTCCTCGTTGCCGTCACGCCTGTGATGGCAGAAGACCTCGATACTGACGGCTTTGTCCCGACAACGGGAACGGTGGTGTCGAACACGGCCACCGTGAACACCCTCGCCTCCCAATCCGCGACTCCATCAGGGGAAAACGCTCAGGCGAACCGAAGTTCCCAGTCGGATCTTGCGGAGATGGACACTCTCTTGCAATCCTTTGGAGATTCCCTCTCGAGACTGCTCACGGCTCTCTCGAACCTCTTCCGTGCCTTGGCGGGAATCTTTTCCAATAACGTCGGGGAGGTGAGAACCCCGATTGCTGACGCGCCTCCTGCTTCGAACACAGCCTCAACCACTCCCTCGACCACCGCGGCCGATGGCGACCGAAGGAGCGTCCTGAACGATGTCCGGTATGGCATCTCCCGCCTGGCGCAACGGGTTCAGAACCAAGACCCGCAGGCGGCTGCCACCGTCGCCTGGGTCACCCCCTATCTGAACCGGCTCAAAGCCTTCGGCAATCCGGCCGACGCAGACCTGATCCGCTATGCCGATGATATGATCCGCAGGGCCGGTTCCCTGCCCAGTTCGACGACGAGCCGGCCGCCCTCCACCCCGACCACCCAGCCCACTCCGGCGCCCGGCGCGGGAAGGGTTCTTCCCTCTGGATTCGTCAACCCCTGTCCCACGGGGAGGATTTCTCCCTATGCTGGCGACGACGGCTGTGACATTCACGCCCCGGTCGGTACTCCTGTCTATGCGGTCAAGGACGGCGTCGTCGTCTATAACGACCCGTCCGGGCACAGCGCCTGGGAAGGCCCAGGCAACCATACCGGCGCCGTTCGCATCCGCCACGCCGACGGCACGGAATCTTGGTATGCTCACCTTTCCGGCCGCAACCTGAATCTCAAGCCAGGGATGCAGGTCAAGGCCGGGACCCTGGTCGGCAATGTCGGCATCGCCAACAACGTGCCACACCTGCATATCAGTATCTTTTACTCGCGCGGCGGCGATTCTGGCGGGTTCATGGATCCGTTCGAGCTTGCGGACGCCCTCCGCGGATGAAGGGGGAAACTATGAAGAATACTCTGATGATCGTGGTTCTGACCCTGGCTCTTCTGGCGACGGGTTCCGCATCGTGGGCGGAAAATAACGTCGAGAATCCCGCCTTCGCCCGCTGGAAGACGTTCCAGCCCGGGGCAATGGTTCGCTACCAGGAAGTTCTCCACTGGGATGAAACTCTGATCGAGACCCAGATCACCTTCACTCTCCTCGAGCGAAACGATGACAAGGTCGTTCTCGAAAAGGCGACTGCCGAATTCGAGCGGGGTGTTGCACAGCCGGCTCGCACGGAGCGGATCGAGTATCTCGCCCGTGTCTCCGGCGGCGACCCGATGGTCGCGAACGTTCCCGAAGCCGAGATCGTGCAGGGAGGGTTGGAGGAGCTGGAGATCGCCGGCCGAAAGATGAAATGTCGCGTGGAGGAAAGCTGGATCCGGCAGGGCAAAGACTCAGCCTACACCCGTTCCTTCTTCAACAAGGCCATCCCGGGATGGCTGGCGAAGCAGGTGGAAGGAATGGATTCGCCACGGCCCGTCATCCATCGGACCCTGCAGGTGGTGGATTTCCGCTCCCAATAGTCGAATCGAACTTGAAATCCGGGACGTGATACCGAACTCAACATTCCGTATCACGTCCCGGAATCTGTTTCAGGCGACCTGGCCGCCCGTCATCCCCAGGAAACCTGCAGATGCATATCTCCGGAGTTTCCCCTGATGCGTCGAAGTCTGTCCTGAGTCTCCCGAAGCGGGCGAGGGGCATTTCATGCGTCGATCCCCATCCAGGACGAACGGCGTCGAGTGTGCATCACAGTGTCGTGTTCCTTGTGAGGCGGGGAGGCACGGTGGAGACGTCGAGGTGCAGATGATGACGGGCCTTGATCTGAGACATGTGTTTGATCAGTGGCAACAGCGGATTTGCTCTCGAGACGTGGTGAATCCCCAGAGATGTCTGAAAGCCTCTCTGTGGAAGTTTCATCTCCTCCTTCTTCCCGGGCGTACAAAGAAACATCCCCGGGCCTTGCGGCCCGGGGATGTTGGTTATCGCGGCTACTTCGAGTTGCTCTGCCGAAGGAGAGTGATGTATCTGTTGTAGGCTTCGCGATAATCGTTGAGCGCCTTCTGCGAATCGGACCGCAGCATGTTGCTCCGCACTTCTTCGTCGGGGTTTTCGGTCCCGCCGATGTTGGTCACGATCGAGATATACTTGTTATAGGCCTTGATATACTCGGCGTGCGCGTTCTTCAGCTCGCTGGAAGCGTTGGTGGAGGTGACTTCCGGGACGACTTCGGGAACGACTTCAGGAACGACTTCGGGGGCTACGGCTGTTTCGACCGGGGCTGCGGCGGGGGTCTGAGAACCGCTGACCGGGATTTCGCCGGAGGTCGAAGGCATGGTGACAACACCAGTGCTGGCGGAAACGCTGCTCGCGGGCAGGTTGTTGCCGTTGCCGATGGTCTGCTTCTGGCGCTTGTACTTCTTCCAGATGAAGTAGCCGGCGACAGCCGCGCCAACGATGACGAGAGCGGGGATGAACAGGGGGCTTCCGATGATGCCGCCGATGAAGCCGGCGATACCGGAGAACAGGCTGCCGATCATGCCGACGATTCCACCGAGAGCGCCGGTGATGAAGCCGCCTGCGGCCGCAACGCCACCGCAGATCGTGGTGCCGATTCCGGCGATGCCTGCACCTGCGCCTGCCACTGCTGCGACAGCTCCGCCCGTGCCTGCTGCCACTGCGCCACCAGCGAATCCGACGGCGGACGCGATGGTCGGAGCGGCGAGAATTGCTGCACCTGCGACACCGACTCCGATGAGAGCCGATTTAACGGGATTGGCCTTGACCTTTTCCTTGATCGTCGAGAACAGGCCTGCTTCGGCACTGGTCACGAACGACGTCAGGAGCATCACAACGGCCAAGGTTGTCGCAAGGGACCTGAGTAAGCTGCGATACAACCTCATATGGATTCCTCCTTCAGTTGAGTAGGAACAGAAATGAAACGGATATGGACTTCCTTTCAGGACACCTCCAGGACGTATGAAATGGTTTGGATTGGGTAATAGGGTTGGGTTTGGGTGTTTGGGTATAAAGAAGAAACCCCGCCTCGGGTAAAGCGGGGTTCCAGCTTTAACGAATTGAGCGTGAGGTACCTGCGTTACTGCTGGACTCCCCTTCGCTTTTCAAGGACCGTTCCGTGAATCTTGTATTCGATTATACGAACGGTTCGGAAGAGCGTCAAGAGGTCCGGTACCCCGATTTGGATTATTTCACCATGCCCATCTTGAGGGTCAGGTTCATGCGGGTGTCGATCTTTTCCTTCTTGCCGCCGCCCAGGTCGTTTTCCATGACCATGACCATGTTGCTGACGACTTCGTTCTTGACCATGATGCCGGTCTTGTGGGCGAACCAGATCTTGCCGTCGGCCTTCACGTTCAGGTTGATGCTGCCGGTGTCACCCTGCTCGGAAACGACGTTGGAACCGAGCTTCACGCACTCCTGGCCATCGACGGTCTCGAAGCCGAGAACGGTGTATTTCACCTTCAGCGGAATCGGCATCTGGGGGTTGGCGGCGATCGTCGAATCCCAGGTGTCGCCCACGCCGACCGGGGTGGAGGGGAACTTGATCTGCATCTGGTTGAAGTTGGCCTGCTGATCCATGCCTTCAGACTCGATGACTTCGCCGTTCTTGGCCATCTTGACCTTGATGATCTGGCCGATCGCGGGGAGCTGGGTCGGCTGATCGTTCACGGTGATCGTGCCTTCGGTGATCGTGGTGGTCATCTCGATGTTGCCGTTCTTGTCGACGCCGGTGACCTTCTGCTCGAGGGACATGCTGGTCTCGAGGTTGGTCTTCTGGGCGCGCTGCATGGCGGTGACGACCGTGTTGCCGTTGATGTTCATCTTGTACTTGGTCGTGGTGCCGGGGGCCGGGTTGTACTGGAGCAGGACCTTCTCGGCGGCCATGGCGGAAACGGACATACCAATGAGGAACAGCACGCTGAGAACGATGGCAATACGCTTCATGTAGAAAGAATCTCCTTTCACTCTCCAGGGTTTCAGCCCTCGGATGTTTCCCAAACTGGTTTGATTCCCCTCAACCTCTCTTCAGAGGCTGATTCGGCCCGAAGATACCATAGGCTATGTCCTCTGTCAAGTACAAAGCGCTCTTGTATCCCGTTCCTCCATCGGTATATAATCACGGCGTCAGCCGCGGATGCGCGACAATCTACGGGAAAGGTCGACCGGACTCTGAGCCCCCGCACAGATGTATCTTACAAGCAGTTCGAGGACGTGTATTTCGAAAAACGCGTCTGGTTGCCGTCCGCCAACGTTGCCAATTTCCTGCTGATGTTCACCAGATGCAGCATTGGCGGCCGGTCGAAGCTGGGAAGCGAGTCATTTTCGAATCTCATCGTCACGCTTTCCGAAAGCGAGTTCGTCCCACGGACGCTCGTCTTCTGGAATACCGCCGTCAAGGCCTGCATGGAAGGCAGTCCGCTCATCCCCGCCATCACGCGGATCGAGCGTGCCGGCGTGAAAGTGCTGGTCTCCGGCTTCGCCCTCGAACGCCTCGGGCTGAAGGGACAGCTTCGTGTCGGAAAACTCGCCAACACGATCGACCTCCTCGAAGCCATCAATAAAGCCCAGAAAATCGTCACCTTCTAGAAGAGTTCACCACAAAGGCATCAAGCCGCAAAAAAATCAAACTGCGGCTATTCAATGCCTGCCGGTCATTACATCTTTTGTAGGGGCGGGTTTCAAACCCGCCCGCGAGATGAAGCATGGGGATCGAATGTGAACACGATGGGAGCAAAAACAGTTCTTCCCTTTCGTGTCTTTGTGCCTTTGTGCCTTTGTGGTGATTCGTGTTCGGTACCCCTGCATCCCTTTTCTGATGCGCATGTCCGCACGATGAAGGAAAAAATACGAAGAGAGTTGACACGGAAAACGAACCGTGATATCATCATTTCACTGACGTGGAGGGCGATTAGCTCAGCTGGCAGAGCGCCTGCTTTACACGCAGGTGGTCGGCGGTTCGAGCCCGTCATCGCCCACTGCAATTGCCCGTCACGAAGTGTATCTGGGGACGTAGTTCAGTTTGGTTAGAACGCATGCCTGTCACGCATGAGGCCGCGAGTTCAAATCTCGTCGTCCCCGCTGCCCAAGGCCAGATAGCTCAGATGGTAGAGCAACGGACTGAAAATCCGTGTGTCGTTGGTTCGATTCCGACTCTGGCCATTTTTTGTTGTTTCGGCGGCATAGCCAAGTGGTAAGGCGAAGGTCTGCAAAACCTTTATACATCGGTTCGAATCCGATTGCCGCCTCTTCTTGATCCGTCACGAGAGAAGGCCCCGGTCCATGAGCCCGGGGTCTTTTTTTGCGTGCCCGGCAGGGCGGCCCGAAAAATGAACGAGGCCCGGATCGTCAGGATCGGGGCCTCGTGGAGCCGTTGTTTTGAGGTGTGTGTTATTGGGCGGATGCGGCGGCGGGCTTGAGCGGGTAGTGTGCGCCGAAGATTTTTTCGGCTTCGGCGGCGAACTGGGCTTTCTGGGCGGCGGACAACTGCTTGTCGGCGGCGGCCTGCAGGTGGCCGAGGAAGCGGAGATTCTCGGTCAGGACGTCGGTGGGGTAGCCGGAATACTC from Candidatus Ozemobacteraceae bacterium harbors:
- a CDS encoding tetratricopeptide repeat protein, translated to MDFDQAYRLANDALKEKRFDDALKLFEEALKAKPNDIYTINKIAMIHKEKGDFSRTMNLLEQSLKLKQEDLYTNYLLGNTYLEQGNIEKAIETLEHTVSIDKKDKYARNSLALAYRMRGDTDKCIETLREALRVSPDDLYNKLSLATVQFEQGEAAEATRLAQEILRKDSQNLNAMVLLGRIALEEGDSGGAQTWLNKVLSIDGNNSEAHYYAGRLCLEGGDPATAAAHFNAALQTGSDKLSISKNLGVIFLDKGMFKEAEIEFARAISLDSEDPFTLNNMGKLLLLQGRLEEALKYLEKALTVKPDYAFAHYNMGKVYRERKEYALAIWHFFFSLKYEPDDVYAMNSLGRTFLLAGLPEQARDTFEKVLREKDAADPYAIFGLGETYESLEELEKALASYRKLKALPGIAKSLLEKAEARIRALQGR
- a CDS encoding 50S ribosomal protein L11 methyltransferase; translated protein: MLRRFDITAPDDLEEPLCGLAERLGLITFSSPQIEDTGGGEEDFCFTGETIVSFLVSTVEQDPAYIENEIKRFLAGEGVSAAVKLEVRDYPDNQDWMEGFRMHFQPIRVGDGIVVRPPWADPLENETRATVILIDPGMAFGTGTHETTRLCLTLLAKLKPEGGRFLDIGAGSGILAFYLAKHGAAAVTALEIDGAAVENMRKNAALNGLEKRVEMMCGDLAAFEPKWPADGVAANITSPVLVEHLARLAGWTRQGAWGVFSGVNDANAPRVREALKAASWRLDEEITESDWHAFRCTRI
- a CDS encoding M23 family metallopeptidase, with the protein product MNAFNTRMVFAFLLLLLVAVTPVMAEDLDTDGFVPTTGTVVSNTATVNTLASQSATPSGENAQANRSSQSDLAEMDTLLQSFGDSLSRLLTALSNLFRALAGIFSNNVGEVRTPIADAPPASNTASTTPSTTAADGDRRSVLNDVRYGISRLAQRVQNQDPQAAATVAWVTPYLNRLKAFGNPADADLIRYADDMIRRAGSLPSSTTSRPPSTPTTQPTPAPGAGRVLPSGFVNPCPTGRISPYAGDDGCDIHAPVGTPVYAVKDGVVVYNDPSGHSAWEGPGNHTGAVRIRHADGTESWYAHLSGRNLNLKPGMQVKAGTLVGNVGIANNVPHLHISIFYSRGGDSGGFMDPFELADALRG
- a CDS encoding HEAT repeat domain-containing protein; protein product: MPFKAHGRYIERAFLALILITLSSFAYYFTMADIEEVQTRYQNRHAMLIKLLTREIGDLMNRRADLTPRLANLLAEEAVAYAVVQQPSGEVLAKAESGLVAVESLQEIETQALQCTHLLLIQHEDLSRTIPLVEAAMPLVTESNRKVIVRVGFFRADEEEKIRQVRFRNLLIFSTLLLGLITFWVIRKRNASGLSTAWLGGTGLIVLLLFLSSRMTIQEWYERHWRQSFVQHGMSVAKVVSLAAKRFLKAGEEGDLREMQTLLDLDENYAFLAVAKDEQYLFHSDPQLKGATFDPDSAYSRSLNSEMPIMVRMAEEGMYEVLVPIIEGQHRLGTLRLGLRNDSGHGPLGILRNRLTLIFLVALIISLLLVYLLSQRVSHDLGTFIQSMEQVTAGDLRQQVFIDRNDEFGQLAHAYNFMLMSLKERDLLGRGLQNYVSKSIVDKTLRMVTTQEKTGEKVFAVAIFAYFSGLTEAINRNSGPQVLALVREFYQTVRQVCQPGSGCHIQVHMAGILVLFAQQNRHEALMQAVQAAQMLDQSFLKRGEAPFTPRLTLHALEVVHGAIDDEGRDMIWLGEGMLDVRTFSDVQDIDEIIISEETSFLLKDVATLDEFELASSDQGRVRAYIFRGFKPIDTLIRIFPDSSPWTKVLILKVLKGQARIEHVDQLLQWFADPDPNIRYHVMDVLERLRPAGILDFVVRTLSEETEAKVLSKTISVLGKIGNEAHVPILAEKLRVDDRRVKANTVEALETIGGKKVYEFLNLLVDEQDNRVRANILIALGKYGDLRVFELLTTMIKDPDRNMRASAAYALGKLGMAQGVEPLITALSDKDPMVRRQVVASLTALKADLDIDS
- a CDS encoding HD domain-containing protein produces the protein MFSTSWFMQKPSGAQENLFRENQLLKAQIQELLSLEETGFFIELDSLLKAILKKALILCKAEASFFALTRSDPSLLDIRISNLILDEKMNRIREQFKTEYERWQESECELITIEDFIVLPLIRRHRMLGIIGLKLNASAPENVCEILPILARQAASSLESAILYEKMFKRLMVLSNVFILGKEIVSNIRLDSLVDKFLSIARDGTNSDVAAIYLVRGTGEAPSFQRVQTAAGEGRFADGPESGFSPLIQSVGASQQPVTLEHLDSGPYARTEPGKVKGVRLRNTIAIPMKPGDRFLGVIQICNKHHDEPYTPEDLDLLKILGNQIAFVIQNSDLFENLQRAYFDTLSALTQAIDAKDSYTRGHSERVTNYSVELAIALGLEKKAIEDVRLAGMLHDIGKIGIPETILNKPGRLTDEEFNVIKSHPELGVRILARVEFLEPVIPLIRHHHERFDGRGYPDGIDTHNIPHGARLIAIGDTYDAMTSDRPYRKAMDMETALAELIRCRGTQFDPDLVDVFVTMMRNAAARTAAVASDA